GCTTGTCGCCGTCGCGGGGGGCGTCGATCTGGCCGTCCACCACACGCGCCACCGGAATCCCCTCGATCAGGATCTCACTCGTAGTGATGGCGAGCGAGACAGATAGCTCGATCTCCTGCTTCGTCGTCGAGACCGGGAGCTGGAGCTTGTCGGCGCTCTTCACCTCCACCTCCTGGGCGGCGAAGCCGATCATCAGGAAGAAGAGGATGTTGGTGAGCACGTCGATGAGCGCCACCAGGTTCAGGGGAACGTCGAACTCGTTGTCGCTGCCGCCCGAAAAGGACATCGATCACTCCTACGGCATCGCCTACGGCGCGGTCTCGGCCTTGACCAGGTCCGCGACCACGACCTTGGGCATCAGGCGCAGCTTCTTGCCGTCCACGGTGCGCTCCCGTGCGGCGTCCATGATC
The Vulgatibacter incomptus DNA segment above includes these coding regions:
- a CDS encoding ExbD/TolR family protein; translation: MSFSGGSDNEFDVPLNLVALIDVLTNILFFLMIGFAAQEVEVKSADKLQLPVSTTKQEIELSVSLAITTSEILIEGIPVARVVDGQIDAPRDGDKLLPIYDKLNALRAARLEKTAGLSKDDDVIFLLADRSAPFTLLAPVMKTAAMAGYPNFRFAVVKK